Proteins from a single region of Chromobacterium sp. ATCC 53434:
- a CDS encoding AraC family transcriptional regulator ligand-binding domain-containing protein: MNVPPSFPQAAGQDSHAASIPPTTARSLLGLVEDRGYSPERLCQGLGIRYEDLLSHQLLLSHRQIKVLILRAQELLGELALGLVAGARETPVSWGVTGLVMLTCETLEEAMEYALAKQNEAGTMVQHQASIYGSEVRMQLVSHRFDWEIENYLIDHAMSGAVAVARYLLGPAFKPLRVDLVQAMPAHQALYRQFYDCPVRFAAGSNLLVFDAHWLGARLPGYDRIASQMLRRQLDGLLQLSPGRHQLIETVSNHIRYASVQGADQLAVASMVNVSPRSLRRKLEQQGTHYRHLRDATRGLSHSPWTLT, encoded by the coding sequence GTGAACGTCCCCCCCTCATTTCCGCAGGCCGCAGGGCAAGACTCGCACGCGGCAAGCATTCCGCCGACCACAGCCCGCTCCCTGCTGGGACTGGTGGAGGATCGTGGCTACAGCCCGGAACGCCTGTGCCAGGGCCTGGGGATACGGTACGAAGATCTGCTATCGCATCAGTTGCTACTATCGCACCGCCAGATCAAGGTGTTGATCCTGCGGGCGCAGGAGCTCTTGGGCGAGCTGGCTTTGGGCTTGGTAGCGGGGGCGCGGGAAACGCCGGTCAGTTGGGGGGTGACAGGTCTAGTCATGCTGACCTGTGAAACGCTAGAAGAAGCAATGGAATATGCGCTCGCAAAACAGAACGAAGCCGGCACCATGGTACAGCACCAGGCTAGCATCTACGGCAGTGAAGTGCGCATGCAGTTGGTCAGCCATCGTTTCGACTGGGAAATCGAGAACTATCTGATTGACCACGCGATGTCGGGCGCCGTCGCGGTAGCACGCTATCTGTTGGGCCCGGCGTTCAAGCCGCTGCGGGTCGACCTGGTACAGGCAATGCCGGCACACCAAGCGCTATACCGCCAGTTTTACGACTGCCCGGTGCGTTTTGCGGCCGGCAGCAACTTGCTGGTCTTCGACGCGCACTGGCTGGGAGCGAGACTGCCAGGTTATGACCGCATAGCCAGCCAGATGCTGCGTCGCCAACTGGACGGCCTGTTGCAGTTGAGCCCTGGCCGCCATCAGCTAATCGAAACCGTCAGTAACCATATCCGTTACGCCAGCGTGCAAGGTGCCGACCAGCTGGCAGTGGCCAGCATGGTGAATGTCAGCCCGCGCTCCCTGCGCCGCAAGCTGGAGCAGCAGGGCACCCACTATCGGCATCTGCGCGATGCCACTCGTGGTCTGTCCCATTCCCCGTGGACACTAACTTAA
- a CDS encoding transposase, translated as MTKTRRTFPEALKREAVEQVLAGTPLRHVAQAFDITESLLGKWKRQLQDAGPDAFPGRGKQTGEAAELKRLRDELARVTMERDVLKKALAIFSQPTK; from the coding sequence ATGACCAAGACCAGACGTACTTTCCCGGAGGCCCTCAAGCGCGAAGCGGTTGAGCAGGTACTTGCCGGCACCCCGTTACGGCATGTTGCCCAAGCCTTCGACATTACCGAGTCGCTGCTGGGCAAGTGGAAGCGTCAGCTCCAAGACGCCGGACCAGATGCCTTCCCTGGCCGAGGCAAACAGACCGGTGAAGCCGCCGAGCTCAAGCGACTGCGGGATGAGCTGGCCCGCGTTACCATGGAGCGCGATGTCCTAAAAAAGGCGCTTGCCATCTTCTCGCAACCCACGAAGTGA
- a CDS encoding IS3 family transposase, translating to MKFRAIHALSGRYPVAPMCQLFRVSRSGYYAWLHRPPSAREMANRQLLREIRLVHAEVNGIYGHRRIHAELLAQGFVCGRHRIADLMRRNGIRVRARKRWRPASGGQHLLPVAPNLLQRHFAAGGDINQRWVSDMTYIRTGEGWLYLAVVLDLYSRAIVGWAMHHRMQQELVHAALTMAVARRQPSGEVILHSDRGSQYCAFDYQALLKRHGIVPSHSRAGNCWDNAAMESFFRSLKSERVYLTHYRSYEEARTDVFDYIRFYNHQRRHSTLGYLTPVEFERRRSELSA from the coding sequence GTGAAATTCCGCGCGATTCACGCTCTGTCGGGCCGCTACCCGGTAGCCCCGATGTGCCAACTGTTTCGTGTGTCCCGCAGTGGCTACTATGCGTGGCTACACCGCCCACCTTCGGCGCGAGAGATGGCGAACCGACAACTACTGCGCGAAATCCGGCTGGTGCATGCCGAGGTCAACGGTATTTATGGCCATCGGCGTATCCATGCCGAACTTCTTGCACAGGGCTTCGTCTGCGGGCGACATCGCATCGCGGACTTGATGCGGCGAAACGGTATCAGGGTTAGAGCGCGTAAACGTTGGAGACCCGCGAGCGGTGGTCAACACCTTCTACCCGTGGCGCCCAATTTGCTGCAGCGACACTTTGCTGCTGGCGGCGACATCAATCAGCGCTGGGTGTCGGACATGACCTATATCCGAACCGGTGAAGGGTGGCTGTACTTGGCGGTGGTACTCGACCTGTACTCCCGGGCGATAGTGGGCTGGGCCATGCATCATCGAATGCAGCAAGAACTGGTGCATGCTGCCCTGACGATGGCAGTGGCGCGTCGCCAGCCTTCAGGAGAGGTAATTCTGCATTCGGACCGCGGGAGTCAGTACTGTGCCTTTGACTACCAGGCGTTGCTGAAGCGGCATGGGATAGTACCGAGCCACTCCCGCGCCGGGAACTGCTGGGATAATGCAGCGATGGAGAGCTTCTTCCGTTCACTGAAATCGGAACGTGTTTATCTGACCCACTACCGGAGCTACGAGGAGGCGCGTACAGATGTGTTTGATTACATCCGTTTTTACAATCACCAACGACGTCATTCGACCCTGGGGTATCTGACCCCGGTTGAGTTCGAACGCCGCCGCTCAGAGCTTAGCGCTTAA
- a CDS encoding helix-turn-helix domain-containing protein, with translation MGQTTRYQTACQLLDNSTLSLAAIAEQLGYADARSFRRAFKRWSGRLPSEYRRDK, from the coding sequence GTGGGACAGACCACTCGTTACCAGACCGCTTGCCAGCTGCTGGATAACAGTACGTTAAGTCTTGCCGCCATTGCCGAACAGTTGGGCTATGCCGATGCGCGCTCGTTTCGGAGGGCCTTCAAGCGTTGGAGTGGCAGACTGCCAAGTGAATACCGGCGCGATAAATGA
- a CDS encoding diguanylate cyclase: MKLLSYLWPDSFRLRLSLLIGGLFLITTLIDYASLEPLLNQNLRQDKGEVMQAIAQGIAKSLATGLKQRRRELTLQAQAPVFIDAPLDSPALRSGLEQLRQASPSYAWVGVIAPDGHIASASGGSPSPRIEFAAPLHDAAGKLRGALAAQTAWDWVDTLIAERLPRNTAGEALQVFIVGQNNQALFPPAHLGQTDMPPPLDSASYRQGDWPDGNAYLYADANIDAAPSPGWRVIVRQPPQQALAALNRLLAMLVLPEGIATLLLIVVVYRLASAFSRPLETLAGTAQRISAGEEQVEWNTDSGSRELRQLSQAIRQMATTLLARRSELAAINASLEKKVEERTEALSEANRQLAERATLLEHMARSDALTGLGNRMAATERLTAEYQRFHRSHAPYSVLLMDADHFKRVNDTYGHAVGDQVLQQIATTLRGVARTTDFAARYGGEEFLLLLPDTDAEGAMELAERVRLAISAASDTAAGVVTVSIGAASAHEEDDTHETIVQRADEALYRAKANGRNRVEGG; the protein is encoded by the coding sequence ATGAAGCTTCTTTCCTATCTCTGGCCAGACAGTTTCCGGCTACGGCTCAGCCTGCTGATTGGCGGCCTGTTTCTGATTACCACCCTGATAGACTACGCCAGCCTGGAACCGCTGTTGAACCAGAACCTGCGGCAAGACAAGGGTGAAGTGATGCAGGCTATAGCCCAGGGCATCGCCAAGTCCCTCGCCACCGGCCTCAAGCAACGGCGACGCGAATTGACGCTGCAAGCGCAGGCCCCGGTCTTCATCGACGCGCCTCTGGACAGCCCAGCGCTGCGCAGCGGCCTGGAGCAGCTCCGGCAAGCCAGCCCCAGCTACGCCTGGGTCGGCGTCATCGCGCCTGACGGCCATATCGCCTCCGCCAGCGGCGGCTCGCCCTCTCCCCGCATCGAATTCGCTGCCCCGCTACACGACGCCGCCGGCAAGCTGCGCGGCGCACTGGCTGCTCAAACCGCCTGGGACTGGGTGGATACGCTGATTGCCGAACGGCTGCCGCGCAATACCGCCGGCGAAGCGCTGCAAGTCTTCATCGTCGGGCAGAACAATCAAGCGTTGTTCCCGCCCGCCCATCTCGGCCAGACCGACATGCCGCCACCGCTGGACAGCGCCAGCTACCGCCAAGGCGACTGGCCCGACGGCAACGCCTATCTCTACGCCGACGCCAATATAGACGCTGCCCCCTCCCCCGGCTGGCGCGTGATCGTACGCCAACCGCCACAACAAGCGCTGGCCGCGCTCAACCGGCTGCTCGCAATGCTGGTGCTGCCGGAAGGAATCGCCACCCTGCTGCTGATCGTGGTGGTGTACCGGCTGGCTAGCGCCTTCAGCCGCCCGCTGGAAACCCTGGCTGGCACCGCCCAACGCATCAGCGCCGGCGAAGAACAAGTGGAATGGAATACCGATTCAGGCTCGCGGGAACTGCGGCAACTGTCCCAGGCGATACGCCAGATGGCCACCACCCTGCTGGCGCGCCGTAGCGAACTGGCCGCCATCAACGCCAGCCTGGAGAAAAAAGTGGAAGAGCGCACCGAAGCGCTGAGCGAAGCCAACCGCCAACTGGCCGAACGCGCCACGTTACTGGAACATATGGCGCGCAGCGACGCGCTGACCGGCCTGGGCAACCGCATGGCCGCCACGGAACGGCTGACAGCGGAATACCAACGCTTTCATCGCAGCCATGCGCCCTACTCGGTACTGCTGATGGACGCTGACCACTTCAAGCGCGTCAACGACACCTATGGCCATGCGGTGGGCGACCAAGTGCTGCAACAGATTGCCACCACCCTGCGCGGCGTGGCCCGCACCACCGACTTTGCCGCCCGCTACGGCGGCGAGGAGTTTCTGCTCTTACTGCCCGACACCGACGCCGAAGGCGCCATGGAGCTGGCCGAACGGGTACGCCTGGCGATATCCGCCGCCTCCGACACTGCCGCCGGCGTCGTCACCGTCAGCATAGGCGCGGCCAGCGCACATGAAGAAGACGACACCCACGAAACCATCGTCCAGCGCGCAGACGAAGCTTTGTATCGGGCCAAGGCGAATGGGCGGAATCGGGTGGAGGGAGGGTGA
- the msrB gene encoding peptide-methionine (R)-S-oxide reductase MsrB, translating into MTIEKTDAEWRAQLSPEQYRVARQSGTERPFSGEHYFHNRQGDYFCVCCGALLFHSDTKFDAGCGWPSFWAEAAGANITRLTDDSHGMVRVEVRCSNCDAHLGHVFPDGPEPTGERYCINSVCLDFQAE; encoded by the coding sequence ATGACCATAGAGAAAACCGACGCCGAATGGCGCGCCCAGCTGAGCCCGGAGCAATACCGCGTCGCCCGCCAATCCGGCACCGAGCGCCCGTTCAGCGGCGAGCACTACTTCCACAATCGCCAGGGCGATTACTTCTGCGTCTGCTGCGGCGCCCTGCTGTTCCACAGCGACACCAAGTTCGACGCCGGCTGCGGCTGGCCCAGCTTCTGGGCCGAGGCCGCCGGCGCCAACATCACCCGCCTCACCGACGACTCCCATGGCATGGTGCGCGTCGAAGTACGCTGCTCGAACTGCGACGCCCATCTCGGCCACGTCTTCCCCGACGGCCCGGAGCCGACCGGCGAGCGCTACTGCATTAATTCAGTGTGCCTGGACTTCCAGGCGGAGTAA
- a CDS encoding histidine phosphatase family protein, which produces MTLPVTRFCLVRHGETDWNREHRLQGHTDIPLNHTGLEQASQLSHAFLPGRDRFDALYVSDLIRTRQTAAPLQTRLQLDAHYSAQLRERHMGALQGLSYAEAADRIPEVYRLHQTRDPDYDLDGGESLHRFRARILDGMASIAALHPGQNVLVVTHGGVLDIMYRAATAKPLADKRDFPIPNAALNWLDHQDGNWTLRRWADESHLSGALDEIQ; this is translated from the coding sequence ATGACTCTGCCCGTCACCCGTTTCTGCCTGGTCCGCCACGGCGAAACCGACTGGAACCGCGAACACCGGCTACAAGGCCACACCGACATCCCGCTGAACCACACCGGCCTGGAACAGGCCAGCCAGCTGTCCCACGCCTTTCTGCCCGGGCGCGACCGTTTCGACGCGCTCTACGTCAGCGACCTGATCCGCACCCGCCAGACCGCGGCCCCGCTGCAGACCCGGCTGCAACTGGACGCTCACTACAGCGCCCAGCTGCGCGAGCGCCACATGGGCGCGCTGCAGGGCCTGAGCTACGCCGAGGCCGCCGACCGCATCCCCGAAGTCTACCGCCTGCATCAGACGCGCGACCCGGACTACGACCTGGACGGCGGCGAAAGCCTGCACCGCTTCCGCGCGCGCATCCTGGACGGCATGGCCAGCATCGCCGCGCTGCACCCGGGCCAGAACGTGCTGGTGGTCACCCATGGCGGCGTGCTGGACATCATGTACCGCGCCGCCACCGCCAAGCCGCTGGCCGACAAGCGCGACTTCCCCATCCCCAACGCCGCGCTGAACTGGCTGGATCATCAGGACGGCAACTGGACGCTGCGGCGCTGGGCGGACGAGTCGCACCTGTCCGGCGCGCTGGACGAAATCCAGTAG
- a CDS encoding deoxyguanosinetriphosphate triphosphohydrolase: MTASMNWESLLSTRRFKIIQGEVKETRTPATQEGGSGLRTDFHIDHDRVVFSSAFRRLGRKTQVHPLARHDHTHNRLTHSVEVASVGRSLGNRVGVMLEHAELLPAGYTPHDIGAVVQVACLAHDIGNPPFGHTGEDALRDWFRDERNARWLAGLSDAEIRDVQTYEGNAHGLRMLATLEMYNGEGGMRLTSATLGTLIKYPWTADAPPAYERDKFNLYRTELPYFERVAEELGLLRQGPLQWSRHPLSYLMEAADDICYAILDLEDAVEIGILDFKEFETLFSGFSEHERVWGVHDIRQKCGTLRGVAIGRCVTEVAEKFMVHHPSLLRGEFPAKDLINLCEPAVQNALLQAKELASTKVYRHRTKLVTELASYPCIATILNALVPAVHAFVTRESKELTPREHLAMGLLEGHIQTGDSLYQAYMKVLDFVGAMTDNYAANLARELSGVGIL, from the coding sequence ATGACCGCGTCCATGAATTGGGAGAGCCTGCTCTCCACCCGCCGCTTCAAGATCATCCAGGGCGAAGTCAAGGAAACCCGCACGCCGGCTACTCAGGAGGGCGGCTCCGGGCTACGCACCGATTTTCACATCGACCACGACCGCGTGGTGTTTTCCAGCGCCTTCCGCCGGCTGGGCCGCAAGACCCAGGTGCACCCGCTAGCGCGCCACGACCATACCCACAACCGGCTGACCCACAGTGTGGAAGTGGCCAGCGTCGGCCGCAGCCTGGGCAACCGCGTCGGCGTGATGCTGGAGCACGCCGAGCTGCTGCCTGCCGGCTATACCCCGCACGACATCGGCGCCGTGGTGCAGGTGGCCTGCCTGGCGCACGACATCGGCAACCCGCCGTTCGGCCATACCGGCGAGGACGCGCTGCGCGACTGGTTCCGCGACGAGCGCAACGCCCGTTGGCTGGCCGGGCTCAGCGACGCCGAGATCCGCGACGTGCAGACCTACGAGGGCAACGCCCACGGTCTCAGGATGCTGGCGACGCTGGAGATGTACAACGGCGAGGGCGGCATGCGCCTAACCTCCGCCACCCTGGGCACGCTGATCAAATACCCGTGGACAGCCGACGCCCCGCCGGCCTACGAGCGCGACAAGTTCAACCTCTACCGCACCGAGCTGCCCTACTTCGAGCGGGTGGCCGAAGAGCTGGGCCTGCTGCGCCAGGGACCGCTGCAATGGAGCCGCCATCCGCTGTCCTATCTGATGGAGGCCGCCGACGACATCTGCTACGCGATACTGGACCTGGAAGACGCGGTGGAGATCGGCATTCTCGATTTCAAGGAGTTCGAAACGCTGTTCTCCGGCTTCTCCGAACACGAACGCGTCTGGGGCGTGCACGACATCCGCCAGAAATGCGGCACGCTGCGCGGCGTGGCCATAGGCCGCTGCGTGACCGAGGTGGCCGAGAAATTCATGGTGCACCATCCGTCGCTGCTGCGCGGCGAATTCCCGGCCAAGGACCTGATCAATCTATGCGAACCGGCGGTGCAGAACGCGTTGCTGCAGGCGAAAGAGCTGGCCAGCACCAAGGTGTACCGCCACCGCACCAAGCTGGTCACCGAACTGGCCTCCTACCCCTGCATCGCCACGATACTGAACGCGCTGGTGCCGGCGGTGCACGCCTTCGTCACCCGGGAGAGCAAGGAGCTGACGCCGCGCGAGCACCTGGCGATGGGCCTGCTGGAAGGCCATATTCAAACCGGAGACAGCCTGTACCAGGCCTATATGAAGGTGCTGGACTTCGTCGGCGCCATGACCGACAACTACGCCGCCAATCTGGCGCGCGAGTTGTCCGGCGTCGGCATCCTGTAA
- a CDS encoding glycine zipper 2TM domain-containing protein, producing MNTNTSKSSRKLAVAGLAALTLLSGCANMSHRQQNTAIGAVGGAVLGSVLTGGSAIGTVGGAAVGGVIGHQTGHR from the coding sequence ATGAATACGAATACCAGCAAGTCCAGCCGCAAGCTGGCCGTCGCCGGACTCGCCGCTCTCACCTTGTTGTCCGGTTGCGCCAATATGTCCCATCGTCAGCAGAACACCGCCATCGGCGCAGTCGGCGGCGCGGTGCTCGGCTCCGTCCTCACCGGCGGCAGCGCCATCGGCACCGTAGGCGGCGCGGCCGTCGGCGGCGTGATCGGTCATCAGACCGGCCATCGCTAA
- a CDS encoding lysophospholipid acyltransferase family protein: MHFTIFDTPVIRDLFRCLSIVLLKLSGWKLKGEFPSLDKYVMIGAPHTSNWDFPITLGLCFAARAKIYWMGKHTLFKGPMGPVMRWLGGIPVVRHQNNSLVQQMVTRFQDSERLVVAIPPEGTRKAVTEWKTGFYHIACGAGVPIGLAYLDYGRKEGGFGPMFEPTGDIEADMPRIRAFYADKRGRHPS, translated from the coding sequence ATGCATTTCACCATTTTCGACACCCCCGTCATCCGCGACCTGTTCCGCTGTCTGTCCATCGTGCTGCTGAAATTGAGCGGCTGGAAGCTGAAGGGCGAATTCCCGTCGTTGGACAAGTACGTGATGATAGGCGCGCCGCATACCAGCAACTGGGATTTTCCGATCACGCTGGGCCTGTGCTTCGCCGCGCGGGCCAAAATCTACTGGATGGGCAAGCACACCTTGTTCAAGGGACCGATGGGGCCGGTGATGCGCTGGCTGGGCGGCATTCCGGTGGTGCGCCACCAAAACAATTCGCTGGTGCAGCAGATGGTGACGCGCTTCCAGGATAGCGAACGACTGGTGGTGGCGATTCCGCCGGAGGGCACGCGCAAGGCGGTGACGGAATGGAAGACCGGCTTCTACCACATCGCCTGCGGGGCGGGCGTGCCGATCGGGCTGGCTTATCTGGATTATGGCCGCAAGGAAGGCGGCTTCGGCCCGATGTTCGAGCCCACCGGCGACATCGAGGCCGACATGCCCAGGATACGCGCCTTCTATGCGGACAAGCGGGGTCGACACCCGAGCTGA
- a CDS encoding DUF1415 domain-containing protein, giving the protein MSDNHETVIAATREWVEKAVIGLNLCPFAKSVYVKNQVRIQVSEAASPQQLAEELAMELKLLADTDPQEIDTTLLVHPGTLTRFLDFNEFLDIADAMVDELELDGVIQVASFHPKFQFEGTGVNDIDNYTNRSPYPTLHLIREASIDRAVEAFPEAEAIYERNIETLQKLGLAGWKAMFAPKPE; this is encoded by the coding sequence ATGTCCGACAACCATGAAACCGTGATCGCCGCCACCCGCGAATGGGTGGAGAAAGCCGTGATCGGCCTCAATCTGTGCCCGTTCGCCAAGTCGGTGTACGTGAAGAACCAGGTGCGCATCCAGGTCAGCGAGGCCGCCAGTCCGCAACAACTGGCCGAAGAACTGGCCATGGAGCTGAAGCTGCTGGCCGACACCGACCCGCAGGAGATCGACACCACGCTGCTGGTGCATCCGGGCACGCTGACCCGCTTCCTCGATTTCAACGAATTCCTCGACATCGCCGACGCCATGGTCGACGAGCTGGAACTGGACGGCGTGATCCAGGTGGCGAGCTTCCATCCGAAGTTCCAGTTTGAAGGCACCGGCGTCAACGATATCGACAACTACACCAACCGTTCTCCGTACCCGACGCTGCACCTGATCCGCGAAGCCAGCATAGATCGCGCGGTGGAAGCGTTTCCGGAGGCCGAGGCCATCTACGAGCGCAATATCGAGACGCTGCAGAAGCTGGGCCTGGCCGGCTGGAAGGCGATGTTCGCGCCCAAGCCGGAGTGA
- a CDS encoding cold-shock protein — MATGTVKWFNDSKGFGFITPDEGGDDVFAHFSQINAKGFRTLAENQRVSFDIVDGPKGKQASNIQPV, encoded by the coding sequence ATGGCAACCGGTACCGTTAAGTGGTTTAACGACTCCAAAGGTTTTGGCTTCATCACCCCGGACGAAGGCGGCGACGACGTATTTGCTCACTTCTCCCAGATCAACGCCAAAGGCTTCCGCACCCTGGCTGAAAACCAGCGCGTGAGCTTCGACATCGTCGATGGCCCGAAAGGCAAGCAAGCCTCCAACATCCAGCCGGTGTAA
- a CDS encoding HD-GYP domain-containing protein, whose amino-acid sequence MLTQSIVPEIIDPMGFQDFRDAVSDYAPQLEQLVCHMGDGGGDTEKVAQLFRILHSIKGDASLCQVFFVEPYAHALETLLDRIRKKELSYQEVIGDVLLLVLDRLVLVLDALAYGEPLDDLQLDSLRTALEKLPDLPADEVPSACARLVARMMGTSAAPAAPPVGSAQGLGGHRFADLQFFRTLAMQLEYRLPAFGGRTERNLALALDINRLAERPVNVDQLAAAVYMHDIGMMLLPEALWLRAGRLGDEERRQMAAHPGWAGGLLARMPGWEEAARMVLQHHETQDGGGYPDGLRSEAICDGACVLALVDAFEAVTLKHAQQGQRRSMLRAVAELNASERQFHPEWLQLFNQVARARLEVREMVGGR is encoded by the coding sequence ATGCTTACGCAGTCGATAGTGCCGGAAATCATAGATCCGATGGGATTCCAGGATTTCCGCGACGCGGTGTCTGATTATGCGCCGCAACTGGAGCAGTTGGTATGCCATATGGGGGATGGCGGCGGCGACACCGAAAAGGTCGCCCAGCTGTTTCGCATCCTGCACAGCATCAAGGGCGACGCCAGCCTGTGCCAGGTGTTTTTCGTCGAACCCTACGCCCATGCGCTGGAAACCTTGCTGGATCGAATCCGCAAGAAGGAGCTGAGCTACCAGGAAGTGATCGGCGATGTGCTGTTGCTGGTGCTGGACCGGCTGGTGCTGGTGCTGGACGCGCTGGCCTATGGCGAACCGCTGGACGATCTGCAGTTGGATTCGTTGCGGACGGCGCTGGAAAAACTGCCGGACTTGCCGGCCGACGAAGTGCCGTCGGCCTGTGCCCGGCTGGTGGCGAGGATGATGGGCACGTCGGCGGCGCCGGCGGCGCCGCCAGTCGGCTCGGCGCAGGGGCTGGGGGGGCATCGTTTCGCCGACCTGCAGTTCTTCCGTACGCTGGCGATGCAGCTGGAATACCGGCTGCCGGCCTTCGGCGGGCGCACCGAGCGCAATCTGGCGCTGGCGTTGGACATCAACCGGCTGGCGGAGCGGCCGGTCAACGTCGATCAGCTGGCCGCCGCGGTGTATATGCACGATATCGGCATGATGCTGCTGCCGGAGGCGCTGTGGCTGCGCGCCGGCCGGCTGGGCGACGAGGAGCGGCGCCAGATGGCCGCGCATCCGGGTTGGGCCGGCGGATTGCTGGCGCGGATGCCGGGTTGGGAGGAGGCAGCGCGCATGGTGTTGCAGCACCACGAGACGCAGGACGGCGGCGGTTATCCGGACGGCCTGCGCAGCGAGGCGATCTGCGACGGCGCCTGCGTGCTGGCGCTGGTCGACGCTTTCGAGGCGGTGACGCTGAAGCACGCGCAACAGGGCCAGCGCCGCTCGATGCTGCGCGCGGTGGCGGAACTGAACGCCTCGGAGCGCCAGTTCCATCCGGAGTGGCTGCAGTTGTTCAATCAGGTGGCGCGGGCCCGGCTGGAGGTGAGGGAAATGGTGGGCGGCCGTTGA
- a CDS encoding dienelactone hydrolase family protein, which produces MSDSSQAMNRRHFLAGAGSIGFALAVQPIAAGTIITDSQSLETGAPAIDTGSGAMPGYYARPAKAEGPLPLVIVIQEIFGVHEHIRDLCRRLAKQGYLAVAPELYFRHGDPAKIADIDTLVRDLVSKVPDSEVQSDLDATWRWAGAHGADLARAAVTGFCWGGRQTWLYAARNRQLKAAAAWYGKVEGPVNTITPRHPLDIAAELTVPVLGLYGAQDQSIPLASLEKMKAALHKAGGDDDILIYPDAGHGFNADYRPSYNARDAVDAWQKMLDWFARHGAR; this is translated from the coding sequence ATGTCCGACAGCAGCCAAGCGATGAACCGCCGCCACTTCCTGGCAGGCGCCGGCAGCATCGGCTTCGCCCTGGCCGTGCAGCCCATCGCCGCCGGCACCATCATCACCGACAGCCAGTCGCTGGAGACCGGCGCGCCCGCGATCGACACCGGCAGCGGCGCGATGCCCGGCTACTACGCCAGGCCGGCCAAGGCCGAAGGCCCGTTGCCGCTGGTGATCGTGATCCAGGAAATCTTCGGCGTGCACGAGCACATCCGCGACCTGTGCCGCCGGCTGGCCAAGCAAGGCTATCTGGCGGTGGCGCCCGAGCTTTATTTCCGCCACGGCGACCCGGCCAAGATCGCCGACATCGACACCCTGGTTCGCGATCTGGTGTCCAAGGTGCCGGACAGCGAGGTGCAGAGCGATCTCGACGCCACCTGGCGCTGGGCCGGCGCCCACGGCGCCGATCTTGCGCGCGCCGCCGTCACCGGCTTCTGCTGGGGCGGCCGCCAGACCTGGCTGTACGCCGCCCGCAACCGGCAACTGAAGGCCGCCGCGGCCTGGTACGGCAAGGTGGAGGGCCCGGTCAACACCATCACGCCGCGCCACCCGCTGGACATCGCCGCCGAGCTGACGGTTCCGGTGCTGGGCCTGTATGGCGCGCAAGACCAGAGCATTCCGCTGGCCTCGCTGGAAAAGATGAAGGCGGCGCTGCACAAGGCCGGCGGCGACGACGACATCCTGATCTATCCGGACGCCGGCCACGGCTTCAACGCCGACTACCGTCCGAGCTACAACGCGCGTGACGCCGTAGACGCCTGGCAGAAGATGCTGGACTGGTTCGCCCGCCACGGCGCGCGCTGA